Proteins from one Acropora muricata isolate sample 2 chromosome 9, ASM3666990v1, whole genome shotgun sequence genomic window:
- the LOC136928328 gene encoding NFX1-type zinc finger-containing protein 1-like, which translates to MTKKKQKKKWRDSFDKYERDLENQKESEDKKANSGDREETLQTAKEKTQEPCGAAANEKAEGKRKGRYEKKLMEAKIPRYPGRRKEVPGDSEGTTKKKSPLKTVTSGTQKGDRHTSDARGNINKPGQVEKGRGRALSLERDRSHPAPPSDRGKPSDRRNQEQSVRRSDPMNSWAQKNTEGTSHGPSRGKDSPLDLKALKTKGASEVVLMLSEKVEQLKLIIRSEQQQHNSDEFISDLIRTLVLACRAPQQREKITKILATLKGSSLLRTKIPHLLDCLHTTHNHHLGEEFIEYLIVLFTTYLKHLPSSYADLPYDQLKRALDDSDFKGNEMLKKDLDSFKQDRDCVIKGERQKLRKGYVNRAGEEPLIDFRNIPICPTRHEIVSQEKPFLRTNIIKGRYENAEHYLDVQFRLLREDFLGPLREGIQEIIQDIPRQQRNQFGMKNYRSVKIVTEKLETSRIVHHVEIDVTGLNTSKWIHSRLVYGSFLCLSQDKFKTMLFATVVERDENKLKDGRIGIEFTEGQDVFGIEKRDCDYQMVESPAYFEAYRHVLKGLQGLDDSTLPFKKYLVECSKEVDPPKYLRRDDSEKPVCYDLSKALNISSHYKTTKVPVLQPKEWPPAKGLSLNSSQLEALRTAITTEFCVIQGPPGTGKTYVGTMIVRCLLENRNIWDPQDNSPMLMVCYTNHALDQFLEKVLEFLPREEIIRVGTRSKSEKLDSCNLKHFTERSTSLIIKQGDIRKRRNQHKREIEHWSKILSKANTLAKMIEFDDLEEIMNSAHADQFYNVRFPHFVADTSRSPENTFRLWLCNDQLVNSYNKGVQDEVNSENGQYVVEEILSYSGANAVISAISKENCVSFPEEQSEANGGNVRSAKGETRDDSHADESVHFISQKNCEFPVYGQGQEEDREEENEDDAGEWHLVENRKRHVSRANEKGFSRRKDLIGNKDRRNSSVRKEERTADISTLVMPLKKEKMMTTEEVMLVDNIWDLEKSDRLRLYLCWIKNFCDYCKLEVHRSKQEYQQLCTEQEQVKFEQEEEVIRRATVVGMTTTCAAKYHSVLQNVAPKIIVIEEAAEVMEAHILTSLTHKTEHAILIGDHKQLRPKAAVYELAQNHHLEVSLFERMVMNNMDCKRLSVQHRMRPEIAALTKRIYDHRIVDHESVRDFDNISGVCHNLFFIEHNHPERMVSGLQSYANDHEAKFMVALCKYLLLQGYKQSQITVLTMYIGQLLYLKELMPWDTCREVRICAVDNFQGEENDIILLSLVRSNEGNSIGFLAESNRICVALSRARKGLYCIGNFSLLKRKSDLWKEICNHLEKTNGIADNLQLICKKHKNVTVVRRADDFNPFGGCDKPCGIRRECGHACDQLCHASNDHWFQCRKPCPRRCPREHVCSERCHHPKKCPPCSHRMTKTVPKCNHEQLIPCSVDPQKFSCLKRCQKMLPCGHQCDNNCGETCSSKCHVSVIKTLLCGHEEKLPCFRDPMTFTNCQKACKNILDCEHPCSKKCSEQCRCDMKITITLPCEHTKEILCRERNHSVKCKEKCKEKCTRKLTCGHDCTGLCHEDCKVKECQFEVCKELPCGHQQILPCYQKSERAFCYAPCPRQLECGHKCPSVCGQRCQEVQCKETCPRKCMQGHPCQKLCHDGSPCGNCIEMVDMVIPSCGHTIKKPCYFDPSSEVCQQPCDRVRVCGHSCKEICSENCETRPCMVPVLSTLPCNHLRTLACHENPDEATCKDIVEVQLPCEHKVSVQCSVATNGLPRVLCEVQIEKELPCKHKLMIPCFKNPKECICNEEVSIELPCGHKTSIPCVDATAELPRQICTVKEERTLPCGHKATLSCDKKIEEYCCDQKVQVTLTCGHKKDITCGTALKEHQSGICDILVKRKLPCGHENMAECSLEIAKIRCKHPCERLLPCGHPCTKKCGEVCTQFKCMAKVSKDLNCGYHKISCHCGDDVSKLNCSENCRKQLECGHPCPGKCSEDCSQYRCKAMVVKNLNCPGSHFQRMACYKDPTSVKCRERCKRDLDCGHKCPRFCSQPCENVVCEEEIQKTYDCGHQGEVKCFQFKEATCQAPCERTKTCGHVCDGICQNPCSNYPCKYVVTKTLPCTHKIKMPCSSSTENLKCMGQCLAKLVCGHRCPGNCTECRERGSHELCQSQCNQKLVCSHRCRAKCGTPCPPCSRKCSTRCPHVKCTKSCSELCNPCNRPCKWNCNHYQCTRTCREECDRPRCDAPCPRKLPCNHPCIGLCGEDCPTLCAVCDAKELSSMLKDGQAVSTEATRYIQLHNCLHIFAVEEMDAMMQEDLGSNVQLMRCPRCSTPITFSFRYGNQVKRALKNMENVKKEIYKLGKETGMSATTLYKTLNDRFPGIVKTEQNLALIKSVERERIHPLNIPSLYRLKNHLIIIHEFEKAQISLKKISHQVSLGVHPQMNRVLETIVLELEDITCSLESCHSYFRSLGEAYDDTRKYALFASLLELHSEAAKRGTSLSTKTTNRLKKATNDLILFLQGKDEALTITELESLASLLRKEIGLEPSIEMPAELQSFPGVGQVVWKLCAHCRVCFTRTVWRKGQEEIESSTRCAQCAVRLLKE; encoded by the exons ATGACgaagaagaaacagaaaaagaaatggCGGGATAGCTTTGACAAGTATGAGAGGGATCTGGAAAATCAAAAAG AGTCCGAAGACAAAAAAGCAAATAGTGGTGATAGAGAGGAGACACTGCagacagcaaaagaaaaaacccaAGAACCTTGTGGAGCAGCTGCAAATGAGAAAGCAG AGGGAAAACGAAAAGGTCGCTATGAGAAAAAACTAATGGAAGCCAAAATACCAAGGTACCCAGGAAGAAGAAAAG agGTTCCTGGTGACAGTGAGGGAACAACGAAAAAGAAATCTCCATTAAAGACCGTGACAAGTGGAACACAAAAGGGTGACAGACATACAAGTGATGCGCGAG GAAATATCAATAAACCCGGACAAGTTGAAAAAGGGAGAGGGCGCGCATTATCACTCGAGCGGGACAGAAGTCACCCGGCGCCGCCCAGTGACAGAGGGAAACCATCAG ATAGAAGAAACCAAGAACAAAGTGTACGAAGATCTGATCCTATGAATTCATGGGCACAAAAAAATACAGAGGGAACTTCCCATGGGCCTTCCCGCGGAAAAGATTCCCCTTTGGACCTTAAGGCCTTGAAAACGAAGGGTGCTAGCGAGGTTGTCCTAATGCTGAGTGAGAAGGTAGAACAATTGAAGTTAATTATACGATCTGAGCAGCAACAGCACAACAGTGATGAATTCATCTCCGATTTAATTCGTACCTTAGTACTAGCCTGTAGAGCTCCACAACAAAGAGAGAAGATCACTAAGATTCTTGCGACACTGAAAGGATCGTCATTGCTGAGAACGAAAATTCCCCATTTACTTGACTGCCTTCATACAACACATAATCATCACCTGGGGGAGGAGTTCATTGAATATCTCATCGTGTTATTTACGACGTATTTGAAGCACTTGCCCAGCTCATATGCTGACCTTCCTTATGACCAGTTGAAAAGAGCGCTGGATGATTCCGACTTTAAaggaaatgaaatgttgaaaaaagATTTAGATTCTTTCAAGCAAGACAGGGATTGTGTTATCAAGGGTGAAAGGCAAAAGCTTAGGAAGGGTTACGTCAACAGAGCAGGAGAAGAGCCTTTAATAGACTTCAGGAACATTCCGATCTGTCCAACAAGACACGAGATCGTAAGTCAAGAGAAGCCTTTCTTAAGAACCAATATTATAAAGGGACGATATGAGAATGCAGAGCACTATCTTGATGTACAGTTTCGTTTGCTTCGAGAAGACTTTCTTGGACCCCTCAGGGAAGGCATTCAAGAAATTATCCAAGACATACCAAGACAACAACGAAATCAGTTCGGTATGAAGAATTACCGAAGTGTAAAAATCGTAACAGAAAAACTCGAGACATCTAGAATAGTCCATCACGTAGAAATTGATGTCACTGGGTTGAACACTAGTAAATGGATTCATTCAAGGCTCGTGTACGGTTCATTTCTCTGCCTTTCGCAGGACAAGTTTAAGACAATGCTGTTCGCAACGGTTGTTGAACgagatgaaaacaaacttaaagaTGGCCGAATTGGGATTGAATTCACAGAAGGCCAAGACGTATTTGGAATCGAGAAGCGAGATTGCGATTACCAAATGGTTGAGTCACCAGCTTATTTTGAAGCCTATCGTCATGTCCTCAAAGGGTTGCAGGGATTGGATGATTCAACTTTGCCGTTTAAAAAGTACCTTGTCGAGTGCAGTAAAGAGGTCGATCCACCAAAGTACCTAAGACgtgatgactctgaaaaacCAGTCTGTTATGATCTCAGCAAGGCACTAAATATCTCCTCTCATTATAAAACCACGAAAGTACCTGTTTTGCAGCCTAAGGAATGGCCTCCGGCTAAAGGGCTGTCTCTTAACAGTTCCCAATTAGAAGCTCTGAGAACAGCAATCACAACTGAATTCTGTGTCATCCAGGGCCCTCCAGGAACGGGTAAAACGTATGTTGGAACCATGATCGTACGATGTTTACTTGAAAACCGTAATATTTGGGATCCACAGGATAACTCACCAATGTTGATGGTCTGCTACACAAACCATGCACTTGATCAGTTTTTGGAAAAGGTTCTAGAATTTCTTCCAAGAGAAGAAATTATTCGCGTTGGAACAAGGAGCAAAAGCGAGAAATTAGACAGCTGCAATTTAAAACACTTTACTGAGAGAAGTACCAGTTTGATTATCAAGCAAGGTGATATCAGAAAACGACGGAACCAACACAAGAGAGAGATTGAACACTGGAGCAAAATTCTTTCAAAGGCAAACACTCTTGCCAAGATGATTGAATTCGACGATTTGGAGGAAATAATGAATTCTGCACACGCAGACCAGTTCTACAACGTTAGATTTCCGCATTTCGTGGCAGACACGAGCCGAAGCCCGGAGAACACTTTCAGATTATGGCTATGCAATGATCAGTTGGTCAACTCCTACAACAAAGGTGTGCAAGACGAAGTAAACAGTGAAAATGGACAATATGTAGTCGAGGAAATCCTAAGTTACAGCGGTGCAAATGCAGTTATCAGTGCCATTTCAAAGGAAAATTGCGTATCTTTTCCCGAAGAACAAAGCGAAGCAAACGGTGGCAATGTAAGAAGTGCTAAAGGGGAAACTCGGGACGACAGTCATGCAGATGAAAGTGttcatttcatttcacaaaaaaattgcgAATTTCCCGTCTACGGACAAGGACAAGAAGAAGACcgagaagaagaaaatgaagacgACGCTGGAGAGTGGCATCTCGTCGAGAACAGAAAGCGACACGTCAGCAGAGCAAATGAAAAAGGTTTCTCACGTCGTAAGGACTTAATTGGAAATAAAGATAGAAGAAATTCATCAGTGAGGAAGGAAGAGAGGACTGCAGATATCTCTACTTTGGTAATGCctctaaaaaaggaaaaaatgatgACTACAGAAGAGGTGATGCTGGTCGACAATATCTGGGACCTAGAAAAATCAGATAGACTGCGTTTGTACCTTTGCTGGATTAAAAACTTTTGTGATTATTGCAAATTAGAAGTGCACAGAAGTAAGCAAGAATATCAACAGCTTTGTACAGAGCAGGAACAAGTAAAATTTGAACAAGAAGAAGAGGTCATTCGTCGTGCAACAGTGGTTGGAATGACAACAACCTGTGCAGCTAAATACCATTCGGTACTTCAAAACGTCGCTCCAAAAATCATTGTCATCGAAGAAGCAGCTGAAGTGATGGAAGCCCATATCCTCACTTCTCTTACACATAAGACAGAGCATGCTATCCTTATTGGAGACCACAAACAACTGCGCCCGAAAGCTGCTGTCTACGAGTTAGCACAAAACCATCACTTAGAGGTCTCTCTATTTGAGCGGATGGTGATGAACAACATGGATTGCAAACGCCTATCAGTACAACACAGAATGCGCCCTGAGATAGCCGCCCTTACCAAGCGAATCTATGACCACAGGATCGTTGACCATGAATCAGTGAGAGATTTTGACAACATATCTGGTGTCTGCCACAATTTGTTCTTTATTGAACACAACCACCCAGAGAGGATGGTGAGTGGTTTACAGAGCTATGCGAACGATCATGAGGCAAAGTTTATGGTTGCACTTTGCAAATACCTCCTACTCCAAGGATACAAACAAAGCCAAATCACAGTTCTAACTATGTACATTGGCCAGCTGCTTTATCTTAAAGAACTCATGCCCTGGGATACTTGTAGGGAAGTGAGGATTTGCGCAGTTGATAACTTTCAAGGTGAAGAAAACGATATTATTCTTCTTTCACTGGTAAGAAGCAACGAAGGGAATAGCATTGGTTTCCTAGCGGAATCTAACAGAATCTGTGTTGCACTGTCCCGCGCTCGGAAAGGACTTTATTGCATTGGAAACTTCAGCTTACTCAAAAGGAAGTCCGACTTGtggaaagaaatttgcaatCATCTAGAGAAAACGAACGGCATCGCTGATAATCTACAACTTATTTGTAAAAAGCACAAAAACGTCACTGTTGTAAGAAGAGCAGATGACTTTAATCCATTTGGAGGATGCGATAAACCTTGTGGAATCCGGCGTGAATGCGGCCATGCCTGCGACCAGCTGTGCCATGCATCAAATGACCACTGGTTTCAGTGCCGTAAACCATGTCCTCGTAGATGCCCTCGGGAACATGTATGCTCTGAAAGGTGTCATCATCCCAAAAAGTGTCCCCCGTGTTCCCACCGAATGACAAAAACTGTCCCGAAGTGTAATCACGAACAATTGATTCCATGTAGTGTTGATCCCCAAAAGTTTTCATGTCTTAAAAGATGTCAAAAAATGCTGCCATGTGGGCATCAATGTGATAACAATTGCGGGGAGACCTGCTCTTCAAAATGCCACGTTAGCGTCATAAAAACCCTTTTATGTGGACATGAAGAAAAGCTTCCGTGTTTTCGGGATCCAATGACGTTTACAAATTGCCAGAAAGCCTGCAAGAACATTCTTGATTGCGAACATCCGTGTTCAAAGAAATGCAGCGAACAATGTCGGTGTGATATGAAAATTACTATAACACTGCCATGTGAGCACACGAAAGAAATCTTATGTCGAGAAAGAAACCATTCTGTTAAGTGTAAAGAGAAGTGTAAAGAGAAGTGCACAAGAAAATTGACCTGTGGACACGATTGTACAGGGCTTTGCCACGAGGACTGCAAAGTGAAGGAATGCCAGTTTGAGGTCTGCAAGGAACTTCCATGCGGTCACCAGCAAATACTTCCCTGTTACCAAAAGTCAGAAAGGGCGTTTTGTTACGCACCTTGTCCAAGACAACTAGAGTGCGGTCACAAGTGCCCTTCCGTTTGCGGTCAACGGTGCCAAGAGGTTCAGTGCAAGGAAACGTGCCCTAGGAAATGTATGCAAGGTCACCCATGCCAAAAACTTTGTCACGATGGCTCGCCTTGCGGTAATTGTATAGAAATGGTCGATATGGTGATTCCTTCCTGTGGACACACAATTAAAAAGCCTTGTTATTTTGACCCATCTTCAGAAGTGTGTCAACAGCCATGTGATAGAGTAAGGGTCTGTGGGCACTCTTGTAAGGAAATCTGCAGCGAGAACTGTGAGACAAGGCCTTGCATGGTGCCTGTACTAAGTACTTTGCCATGTAATCATTTGAGGACCTTGGCTTGTCATGAAAATCCTGATGAGGCTACTTGCAAGGATATAGTTGAAGTCCAACTACCATGCGAACACAAAGTATCCGTTCAATGTTCTGTCGCCACAAATGGACTGCCAAGAGTTTTATGCGAGGTACAGATCGAGAAAGAATTGCCCTGCAAACACAAACTCATGATACCATGCTTTAAGAATCCCAAAGAATGTATCTGCAACGAGGAAGTCAGCATTGAACTTCCATGTGGCCATAAGACGTCCATTCCCTGTGTTGATGCAACAGCGGAATTACCAAGGCAAATTTGCACAGTGAAAGAGGAACGAACATTACCATGTGGTCACAAGGCAACCCTTTCCTGTGACAAGAAAATAGAGGAATACTGTTGCGATCAGAAAGTTCAAGTTACACTTACCTGTGGACACAAAAAGGATATCACGTGCGGCACAGCATTAAAGGAGCATCAAAGTGGGATTTGTGACATACTTGTGAAGCGTAAGTTACCTTGCGGTCATGAAAATATGGCAGAGTGCTCGTTGGAAATTGCTAAAATACGTTGTAAGCATCCTTGCGAACGCCTTCTTCCATGCGGACACCCTTGTACTAAGAAATGTGGAGAAGTGTGCACACAATTCAAGTGTATGGCTAAAGTTTCGAAAGACCTGAACTGTGGATATCACAAGATAAGCTGCCATTGTGGTGATGATGTGTCAAAGTTAAATTGTTCCGAAAATTGCAGGAAACAGCTTGAGTGCGGTCACCCATGTCCTGGAAAATGCTCCGAAGACTGCAGTCAGTACAGGTGTAAAGCAATGGTCGTGAAGAATCTAAACTGTCCAGGAAGTCATTTCCAGAGAATGGCATGCTATAAGGATCCTACGTCCGTCAAATGTCGAGAACGTTGTAAAAGAGACCTTGATTGTGGTCACAAATGCCCACGATTTTGCAGTCAGCCGTGTGAAAACGTGGTATGTGAAGAGGAGATACAGAAAACCTATGATTGTGGCCACCAGGGAGAGGTTAAATGCTTCCAATTCAAAGAAGCCACCTGCCAGGCACCTTGTGAGCGTACAAAAACATGTGGGCACGTTTGTGACGGTATTTGTCAAAATCCCTGTTCAAATTATCCCTGTAAATATGTTGTAACCAAGACTCTTCCTTGCACTCACAAAATTAAGATGCCCTGTAGCAGTTCAACAGAGAACTTAAAATGCATGGGCCAGTGCCTAGCGAAACTGGTTTGCGGCCACCGATGTCCTGGAAACTGTACTGAATGCCGTGAAAGGGGCTCTCATGAATTATGTCAGAGTCAATGCAACCAAAAACTAGTCTGTTCGCACCGTTGTAGAGCAAAATGTGGAACGCCATGTCCACCTTGCAGCAGAAAATGCAGCACTCGCTGCCCTCATGTTAAGTGCACTAAGAGCTGTTCAGAGTTATGCAATCCATGCAACAGACCATGCAAATGGAATTGCAATCATTACCAATGCACAAGGACATGTCGCGAAGAATGCGACCGCCCTCGTTGTGATGCACCCTGCCCTAGGAAGCTACCCTGCAACCACCCCTGCATTGGCTTATGTGGGGAAGACTGCCCCACCTTGTGTGCGGTTTGCGATGCTAAAGAACTTTCCTCTATGCTGAAAGATGGACAAGCTGTATCAACAGAGGCTACCAGATATATTCAGCTTCATAATTGCCTTCACATCTTCGCCGTTGAAGAAATGGATGCGATGATGCAGGAAGACCTGGGAAGCAATGTTCAACTGATGCGCTGTCCAAGGTGCTCGACACCAATTACATTCAGCTTTCGCTATGGAAACCAAGTCAAAAGAGCATTAAAGAACATGGAGAATGTGAAAAAGGAAATTTACAAGCTTGGAAAAGAAACTGGGATGTCAGCCACAACTCTTTATAAAACACTTAACGACCGCTTTCCAGGTATCGTTAAAACAGAGCAAAATCTCGCGTTGATCAAATCAGTGGAGAGAGAGAGAATACATCCCTTGAATATTCCCTCACTCTATAGGTTAAAGAATCATCTAATAATCATACACGAGTTTGAAAAGGCACAAATCAGTTTGAAAAAGATTAGTCATCAAGTAAGCCTTGGTGTGCACCCACAGATGAACAGAGTGTTGGAAACCATCGTGCTTGAACTCGAAGATATCACTTGCTCCCTTGAGAGTTGCCATTCATATTTCAGGTCTCTTGGTGAAGCGTATGATGACACAAGAAAGTACGCACTTTTTGCTTCTCTTCTGGAGCTCCACAGCGAGGCTGCTAAGCGCGGTACATCACTGTCAACCAAGACCACAAATCGTTTGAAGAAGGCAACCAATGACCTCATACTGTTTCTTCAAGGAAAGGATGAAGCTCTGACAATTACGGAACTTGAAAGCCTTGCTTCTCTGTTGAGAAAGGAAATTGGCCTCGAACCTTCAATCGAGATGCCTGCAGAATTACAGAGCTTTCCAGGTGTTGGACAAGTTGTGTGGAAACTTTGCGCACATTGTAGAGTATGCTTCACCAGAACAGTTTGGCGCAAAGGACAGGAAGAAATCGAATCAAGCACGAGGTGTGCGCAGTGTGCAGTGCGCCTCTTGAAAGAATAG